The following coding sequences lie in one Vanacampus margaritifer isolate UIUO_Vmar chromosome 16, RoL_Vmar_1.0, whole genome shotgun sequence genomic window:
- the fam53c gene encoding protein FAM53C, which yields MPESSYWQLCPPSKSSLQGGLLSSSFPPGPTPLVPPDAHLGEGGDPLDGPTSQPQQHRPLAPSTSASELSLPGAAAPPGPAPPPPPPPPPKRHCRSLSVPEDLSRCRYTWRPSASRVWTPVSRQQCHGGAGGAGVAGVAAGASACPLRAPSSSLNSSLHSSSSPTFFSLALSPDSPLPWNFPWDPSEAAAGGGACCCFFPSPSSCSSSPSPLHPPPPPQRRFSLSPVLIRDSAAAAFLPPPPVPSQVMAPPPGCCAAGGAAAGAPVPASPSSACSTPSSLRRSLPPQLPRCHSQPCDLLLLKPGLKRRRDPDRPCARPVLDFTKMTQTRSMDPQYLERGGRLACGGDLFIGMESFMSDFRGSPAECLGRSSIGPLSESDEECREDDDDEDGEEDEDADEREAAQQQQQAVFERDCTELDLNLIEEN from the exons ATGCCTG AGAGCAGCTACTGGCAGCTCTGCCCTCCCTCTAAGTCCAGCCTGCAGGGGGGGTTGCTGAGCTCTAGTTTCCCTCCCGGCCCGACCCCCTTGGTGCCGCCTGATGCCCACCTTGGGGAGGGGGGAGACCCCCTGGACGGCCCCACCTCTCAGCCGCAGCAGCACCGGCCTTTGGCACCCAGCACTTCGGCGTCCGAGCTCTCCCTGCCGGGGGCGGCGGCTCCTCCCGGCCCGGCCCCGCCGCCCCCTCCTCCCCCGCCACCCAAACGCCACTGCCGCTCTCTGTCGGTCCCAGAGGACTTGTCGCGCTGCCGCTACACGTGGCGGCCCAGCGCCTCACGGGTCTGGACTCCCGTCAGTCGCCAGCAGTGCCacggaggggcgggcggcgccGGGGTCGCGGGCGTGGCGGCGGGGGCCAGCGCCTGTCCGCTACGCGCCCCCAGCTCCTCTCTGAACTCGTCTCTGCACTCGTCGTCCAGCCCCACCTTCTTCAGCTTGGCGCTTTCTCCCGACTCGCCGTTGCCCTGGAACTTCCCCTGGGACCCCAGTGAGGCGGCGGCAGGAGGCGGAGCCTGctgctgttttttcccctcgccGTCCTCGTGCTCCTCGTCACCCTCGCCGCTCCACCCGCCGCCGCCTCCCCAGCGGCGTTTCTCCCTCTCGCCCGTGCTCATCAGAGACTCGGCGGCCGCCGCCTTCCTGCCCCCGCCGCCCGTTCCCAGCCAAGTGATGGCGCCTCCGCCGGGCTGCTGCGCGGCCGGCGGGGCGGCGGCGGGTGCCCCGGTGCCCGCCTCGCCATCCTCGGCGTGCAGCACGCCGTCGTCCCTGCGCCGCAGCTTGCCTCCTCAGCTACCGAGGTGCCACTCGCAGCCTTGCGACCTGCTGCTGCTCAAGCCTGGGCTGAAGCGGCGCCGTGACCCCGACCGACCCTGTGCCCGCCCCGTCCTCGACTTCACCAAGATGACTCAG ACCCGCAGCATGGACCCGCAGTATTTGGAGCGCGGCGGCAGGCTGGCCTGCGGCGGCGACCTCTTCATCGGCATGGAGTCGTTCATGAGCGACTTCCGGGGCTCGCCGGCCGAGTGTCTGGGCAGGTCCAGCATCGGCCCGCTGAGCGAGAGCGACGAGGAGTGCCGAGAAGACGACGATGACGAGGACGGGGAGGAAGACGAGGACGCGGATGAGCGCGAGGcggcgcagcagcagcagcaggccgTCTTTGAGAGGGATTGTACAGAACTGGACTTGAATTTAATCGAAGAAAACTGA
- the LOC144036739 gene encoding early growth response protein 1-like produces MAATKAELLLSALQISEPLAGFPPVLSPLDGYPKLEELQQLLQNAAEGGGLLSGETGDYGDLLSELADLQNLPPLTPRVPPLAYSGRFTFEPSTASGGGGSLWPEPILSLFSGLVSVAAPSAHPSSSATSTLSQPSFSCVSADVGSIFSVAPTFTTAAINTLNSQPAPFLLQGPPPAYPASRLPMLPDYILPQSQDGELLNRDRKAVMSQGGNPTQPPLTPLSTIKAFSSSHVANQPLAAPACQLTKACKRKLQGKASLQERPYMCPADGCDRRFSRSDELTRHVRVHTGQKPFQCRICMRSFSRSDHLTTHIRTHTGEKPFACAECGRKFARSDERKRHAKIHQRHRDRNAVAAPPASATPPTSSSTCSSSYSSPAHSSSSPTPSIFNSASFPSYPNLYSSSRCSSPPKSERPSSIASLHNIC; encoded by the exons ATGGCTGCGACAAAAGCGGAGCTGCTGCTCTCGGCCCTGCAGATCTCCGAGCCCCTGGCCGGCTTCCCACCCGTCCTGTCCCCTCTGGACGGCTACCCGAAGCTCGAAGAGCTGCAGCAGCTTCTGCAGAACGCCGCCGAGGGTGGAGGTCTGCTGAGCGGGGAAACCGGGGACTACGGAG ACCTTCTGTCAGAACTGGCCGACCTACAGAATCTCCCCCCGCTGACCCCTCGCGTCCCCCCTCTGGCGTACAGCGGCCGCTTCACCTTCGAGCCGTCCACCGCGTCTGGCGGCGGGGGCAGCCTGTGGCCCGAGCCTATCCTCAGCCTCTTTAGCGGTTTAGTCAGCGTCGCGGCTCCTTCCGCTCACCCCTCCTCGTCAGCGACGTCCACGCTGAGCCAACCGAGCTTCAGCTGCGTCTCCGCTGATGTCGGCTCTATCTTCTCCGTGGCGCCGACCTTCACCACGGCTGCCATCAACACTCTTAACTCCCAGCCGGCCCCGTTCCTGTTGCAGGGGCCGCCTCCGGCCTACCCTGCCTCGAGGCTGCCCATGCTCCCGGACTACATCCTGCCTCAGTCGCAGGACGGCGAGCTCCTAAACCGGGACCGGAAGGCCGTGATGTCACAAGGTGGGAATCCCACGCAGCCGCCACTCACGCCGCTCTCCACCATCAAGGCCTTCTCCTCCTCGCACGTGGCCAACCAGCCGCTCGCCGCCCCCGCCTGCCAGCTGACCAAAGCATGCAAGAGGAAGTTGCAGGGCAAAGCGTCCCTTCAGGAGCGTCCCTACATGTGCCCGGCGGACGGCTGCGACCGCCGCTTCTCCCGCTCGGACGAGCTGACCCGCCACGTGCGCGTGCACACGGGCCAGAAACCTTTTCAGTGTCGGATCTGCATGCGCAGCTTCAGCCGCAGCGACCACCTGACCACACACATCCGCACCCACACGGGCGAGAAACCCTTCGCCTGCGCCGAGTGCGGACGCAAGTTTGCACGCAGCGACGAGCGCAAGCGGCACGCCAAGATCCACCAGAGGCACCGGGACCGGAACGCAGTCGCCGCTCCTCCCGCCTCCGCTACGCCTCCCACCTCCTCCTCAACCTGCTCCTCCTCCTACTCCTCGCCAGCTCACAGCTCCTCTTCACCTACGCCTTCCATCTTCAACTCCGCCTCCTTCCCGAGCTACCCCAACCTCTACTCCTCCTCCCGCTGTTCCTCGCCCCCCAAATCTGAGCGGCCGTCCAGCATCGCTTCACTTCACAACATCTGCTAA
- the hspb9l gene encoding heat shock protein beta 9-like, whose amino-acid sequence MLCPSVFQPSAALRPFMDPHWPVRSLWPETRPLFYHIEQEMLRHMQEMRQNMEYMERLQQKIFEEIEHTPATATFRPIAFHHLRPEGGSFALSLDTQEFTPEELSVKQVGRKLRVSGKTEKKQEDGKGSYSYRCQEFRQDLDLPDGVEPETVTCSLVGGRLEIQAPREKPAGDGKERVVPINVAPAPAIAAASAPSFEVGDGKERVVLINVAPAPAIAAASAPPSSPSSEVNPPSNAEN is encoded by the coding sequence ATGTTGTGCCCCAGCGTCTTCCAGCCATCCGCCGCCTTGAGGCCCTTCATGGACCCTCACTGGCCCGTCCGCAGCCTGTGGCCCGAGACCAGGCCTCTCTTCTACCACATCGAGCAGGAGATGCTGCGCCACATGCAGGAGATGAGACAGAACATGGAGTACATGGAGAGGCTGCAGCAGAAGATCTTCGAGGAGATCGAGCACACGCCGGCGACGGCCACTTTCAGGCCCATCGCCTTCCACCACCTGAGGCCCGAGGGAGGAAGCTTCGCGCTCAGTCTGGACACGCAGGAGTTCACCCCCGAGGAGCTGTCCGTCAAGCAGGTGGGCCGGAAGCTGAGGGTGAGCGGCAAGACGGAGAAGAAACAGGAGGACGGAAAGGGGTCCTACTCGTACAGGTGTCAGGAGTTTAGGCAGGATTTGGACCTGCCAGATGGCGTGGAACCCGAGACGGTCACTTGCTCGCTGGTGGGGGGGCGGCTGGAGATCCAGGCGCCGCGGGAGAAACCGGCTGGGGACGGGAAGGAGCGAGTCGTGCCCATCAACGTCGCCCCGGCGCCGGCCATCGCAGCGGCCTCTGCGCCGTCCTTCGAGGTCGGGGACGGGAAGGAGCGAGTCGTGCTCATCAACGTCGCCCCGGCGCCGGCCATCGCAGCGGCCTCCGCGCCACCATCCAGTCCGTCCTCCGAAGTCAACCCCCCCTCAAATGCGGAGAACTGA